One genomic segment of Gottschalkia acidurici 9a includes these proteins:
- a CDS encoding Fe-S-containing hydro-lyase, with product MEQVKAKYIQTPLTEEKTLELKAGDQVYISGIVYTARDAAHKRMIEELEVGKDLPFDIKDSTIYYTGPCPPRPGEIIGSSGPTTSYRMDSYTPTLLDRGLRGMIGKGERSKEVISSMIKNKSVYFAVIGGAGALISSCIKEVEVIAYEDLGTEAIRKIYIENMPAIVAIDSQGNSLFERGE from the coding sequence TTGGAACAAGTAAAGGCAAAATATATACAAACTCCATTAACAGAAGAAAAAACACTTGAACTAAAAGCGGGAGATCAAGTTTATATAAGCGGAATAGTATATACTGCTAGAGATGCTGCTCACAAAAGAATGATAGAGGAGCTAGAAGTGGGAAAGGATTTACCATTTGATATAAAAGACTCCACCATATACTATACGGGGCCGTGTCCACCGAGACCCGGAGAAATAATAGGTTCATCAGGACCAACTACAAGCTATAGAATGGACTCATATACTCCTACACTTTTAGATAGAGGACTAAGAGGAATGATAGGTAAAGGAGAAAGATCTAAGGAAGTAATATCAAGCATGATAAAAAATAAAAGTGTTTACTTTGCAGTTATAGGTGGGGCAGGAGCACTAATCTCTAGTTGTATAAAAGAAGTAGAAGTTATAGCTTATGAGGATTTAGGAACTGAAGCTATTAGAAAAATATATATAGAAAATATGCCAGCAATAGTCGCAATAGATTCACAGGGAAATAGCCTATTTGAAAGAGGGGAATAA
- a CDS encoding NAD(P)-dependent malic enzyme yields the protein MDVNERSLRLHEENKGKLSIKSKVKVENKEDLSLAYTPGVAEPCRKIHANKEDVYKYTSKGNTVAVITDGSAVLGLGDIGPEASLPVMEGKCILFKEFADVDALPICIDSKDVETIIQTVKLISPTLGGINLEDISAPRCFEIEERLKKELGIPVFHDDQHGTAIVVLTGILNSCRLLNKNIEDLKIVINGSGSAGIAICKILSKVGVKDIILCDTKGAIYKGRENLNWIKEEISEITNKDLESGRLEDIIVGKDVFIGVSAPNILTGEMVKSMSNDSIIFALANPIPEIMPDVAQANGAKIIATGRSDFPNQINNVLAFPGIFRGALDARAEEITDEMKIEAAKAIASIISDEEINEEYIIPDPFDKRVMPVVAEAVRKAVEEKLK from the coding sequence ATGGATGTTAACGAAAGATCATTAAGACTTCATGAAGAAAATAAAGGAAAGCTATCCATCAAATCTAAAGTAAAAGTAGAAAACAAAGAGGATTTATCATTAGCGTATACTCCAGGTGTAGCAGAGCCATGCAGAAAAATACATGCCAACAAAGAAGATGTATATAAATATACGTCAAAAGGAAATACAGTAGCAGTAATAACTGATGGTAGTGCAGTTTTAGGACTAGGAGATATAGGCCCAGAGGCATCACTGCCAGTTATGGAAGGTAAATGTATCTTATTTAAAGAATTTGCAGATGTGGATGCTTTGCCTATATGTATAGATTCAAAAGATGTAGAAACTATAATACAAACAGTAAAATTGATAAGTCCAACACTTGGAGGTATAAATTTAGAAGATATATCAGCTCCAAGGTGTTTCGAGATAGAAGAAAGACTAAAAAAGGAATTAGGTATACCAGTATTTCATGACGATCAGCATGGAACAGCTATAGTAGTTTTGACAGGAATACTGAATAGTTGCAGGCTACTAAATAAAAATATAGAAGACTTAAAGATAGTTATAAATGGCTCAGGATCAGCAGGTATAGCAATATGCAAGATATTATCTAAAGTAGGCGTAAAAGACATAATACTTTGTGATACTAAAGGAGCTATCTATAAAGGCAGAGAAAATTTAAACTGGATAAAAGAAGAAATATCAGAAATTACTAATAAAGATCTAGAAAGTGGAAGGCTAGAAGATATCATAGTAGGAAAGGATGTATTTATAGGAGTATCAGCTCCAAACATACTTACAGGTGAAATGGTAAAGAGCATGAGTAACGATTCTATAATATTTGCACTAGCAAATCCAATACCTGAAATAATGCCAGATGTAGCACAAGCGAATGGGGCAAAAATAATAGCTACAGGAAGATCAGACTTCCCGAATCAAATAAATAATGTGCTAGCATTTCCGGGAATATTTAGAGGAGCATTAGATGCAAGAGCAGAAGAAATAACTGATGAAATGAAAATAGAAGCAGCAAAAGCTATAGCTAGTATTATATCTGATGAAGAAATAAACGAAGAATATATAATACCAGATCCATTTGATAAAAGAGTAATGCCAGTAGTAGCAGAGGCTGTAAGAAAAGCTGTGGAAGAAAAACTTAAATAA
- a CDS encoding sigma factor G inhibitor Gin, with amino-acid sequence MEASYCKTCKKDNDGGIDLLGVHICRECLDSITNLEVGDLAYEYYKSVIGKVWTDYYKMRLN; translated from the coding sequence GTGGAAGCTAGTTACTGTAAAACTTGTAAAAAGGATAATGATGGAGGAATAGATTTATTAGGAGTACATATATGTAGAGAATGTTTAGACTCTATAACTAATCTAGAGGTAGGAGACTTAGCTTATGAATACTATAAGTCTGTCATAGGCAAAGTTTGGACTGATTATTATAAGATGAGACTTAATTAA
- a CDS encoding aminotransferase class I/II-fold pyridoxal phosphate-dependent enzyme, with protein sequence MLIPYIDVTEVEGTDNLHLPTAMIKSSQELAAKTFKAKKTFYSVNGTTGGIYAAITSQVKPGEKILIQRDCHRSVHNALVLGRIDHDYMYPVYDSKCNILTGINPDDIEKKLKEDSEIKAIVITYPSYYGVCSDIEKICKIAHRYNKLLIVDEAHGSHLGFSERLPKSSIEAGADIVIQSTHKTLPAFTQSSMVHVGTDRVDIEKLEKMMSIYQTTSPSYLLLSSIDYAVGYMDVYGREKLNVILDKIQEVTIYLERLQKVKIFNKNDIVHNNFHDFDNTKLLFNVEGITGKKLEEILRRDYHIQLEMSDYYYGLALTSILDENSDLEKLALAIEDISKKDEYTNKDLAIKEFNDIRNINPKIVMSLYEAFYNNKISVQLKESIGKISGDFIIPYPPGIPILAPGEIVTKEIVEYIEKLIENNVQILGLTNGNILITK encoded by the coding sequence ATGTTAATACCATATATAGACGTAACAGAAGTCGAGGGAACAGATAATCTACATCTTCCAACCGCAATGATAAAATCAAGCCAAGAATTAGCTGCCAAAACCTTTAAGGCTAAAAAGACATTTTATTCAGTAAATGGAACCACAGGAGGGATATATGCAGCTATAACCAGTCAAGTTAAACCAGGAGAAAAAATATTAATCCAGAGAGATTGTCATAGATCAGTTCATAATGCATTAGTACTAGGAAGAATAGATCATGACTATATGTATCCAGTCTATGACAGTAAATGTAATATACTAACAGGGATAAATCCCGATGATATAGAGAAAAAATTAAAAGAAGATAGTGAAATAAAAGCAATAGTTATAACTTATCCATCATATTATGGAGTATGTAGTGATATTGAAAAAATATGTAAAATAGCACATAGGTATAACAAGTTATTAATTGTAGATGAAGCTCATGGAAGTCATCTAGGATTTAGTGAAAGACTACCAAAGTCATCAATAGAAGCAGGAGCTGATATAGTAATACAGAGTACACATAAGACATTACCAGCTTTTACTCAGAGCTCTATGGTTCATGTAGGCACAGATAGAGTAGATATAGAAAAGCTAGAAAAAATGATGTCAATATATCAAACAACTAGTCCATCATATCTACTACTATCTTCAATTGATTATGCTGTAGGATATATGGACGTATATGGTAGAGAAAAACTTAATGTAATCTTAGATAAAATACAAGAAGTCACTATCTATTTGGAAAGATTACAAAAAGTCAAAATATTTAATAAGAATGATATAGTGCATAACAACTTTCATGATTTTGATAATACAAAACTACTTTTTAATGTAGAAGGAATCACAGGTAAGAAACTTGAAGAAATATTAAGACGAGACTATCATATACAACTAGAAATGAGTGATTACTATTACGGACTAGCTCTTACTTCAATACTAGATGAAAATAGTGACTTAGAAAAATTAGCACTTGCAATAGAGGATATATCTAAAAAAGATGAATACACAAATAAGGATTTAGCAATTAAAGAATTTAATGATATAAGGAATATAAATCCTAAAATAGTAATGTCACTATATGAAGCTTTTTATAACAACAAAATTAGTGTACAATTAAAGGAGAGCATAGGTAAGATATCTGGGGATTTTATAATTCCATATCCGCCAGGAATACCTATACTAGCACCAGGAGAAATTGTAACTAAGGAAATTGTTGAATATATAGAAAAACTTATAGAAAATAACGTACAGATATTAGGACTAACGAATGGAAATATACTTATAACGAAGTGA
- the tmk gene encoding dTMP kinase produces the protein MKGLFITLEGPDGSGKSTVSRMLASYLRERGLRVTLTREPGGTDISEKIRHIILDNKNTEIAYTTEALLYAASRAQHISEKIVPAIDDGRIIICDRFVLSSLVYQGIGRGLGIDSVKMINDFAIQGIEPDAILFFDINPKIALKRKTRKSKGDRLEKEDISFHEKVYKGYKHLTEIYSEKIKVIDASKSKEEVFNQVRNIVDILLNEDK, from the coding sequence ATGAAGGGCTTATTCATAACATTAGAGGGACCAGATGGATCTGGTAAAAGTACAGTGTCAAGAATGTTGGCATCATATCTAAGGGAAAGAGGGCTTAGAGTAACATTAACCAGAGAACCAGGTGGAACAGACATAAGTGAGAAGATAAGACATATTATATTAGACAATAAAAATACGGAAATAGCGTATACAACAGAAGCTTTATTATACGCAGCTTCTAGAGCACAGCATATATCGGAGAAGATAGTGCCAGCTATAGATGATGGAAGGATAATAATATGTGATAGATTTGTACTATCAAGTTTAGTATATCAAGGTATAGGAAGGGGTCTAGGAATAGATAGTGTAAAGATGATAAATGATTTTGCAATTCAAGGCATAGAACCAGACGCTATACTCTTTTTTGATATAAATCCCAAAATAGCTTTAAAAAGAAAGACTAGAAAATCTAAAGGCGATAGACTAGAGAAAGAAGATATAAGCTTTCATGAGAAAGTATATAAAGGATATAAACATCTTACAGAGATCTACTCAGAGAAAATTAAAGTGATAGATGCTTCTAAAAGTAAGGAAGAAGTATTTAATCAAGTAAGGAATATTGTCGATATATTGTTAAATGAAGACAAATAA
- a CDS encoding cyclic-di-AMP receptor, translating to MKLIVAIIQDEDTQELVDRLTEEKISSTKLASTGGFLKSGNTTLLIGIEKEKVDYVISIIEEKCKSRTKVTSTPITTTWIPTAYIPQAIEVPIGGATIFVLDVDKFAKV from the coding sequence ATGAAACTTATAGTAGCTATTATTCAAGATGAGGATACTCAAGAACTTGTAGATAGGCTTACAGAAGAGAAGATAAGTTCCACTAAGTTAGCTTCAACAGGTGGGTTTCTGAAATCTGGGAACACAACATTATTGATAGGGATAGAGAAAGAGAAAGTGGACTATGTTATATCTATAATAGAAGAGAAGTGCAAAAGCAGAACTAAGGTAACATCGACACCAATAACTACCACATGGATACCAACAGCATATATACCTCAAGCTATAGAAGTTCCAATAGGTGGGGCAACTATATTCGTACTAGACGTAGACAAGTTTGCGAAAGTATAG
- a CDS encoding YaaR family protein — protein sequence MIKINDIKSGSPQQIDNINKDNLNKKVGNKKFSKELAHLDELTVKEKLEYLLTKIDKQSEKLSAKVDIKELIVYKKLISEFLQESVSSMAKFTKDSFLDRRGRHRVHSLVKKVDSELEALTKDVLSKESDNINILKKMQDIRGLIVDIYM from the coding sequence ATGATAAAAATAAATGATATAAAGAGTGGATCGCCTCAACAAATAGATAATATTAATAAAGATAATTTAAATAAAAAGGTTGGTAATAAGAAGTTCTCTAAGGAGCTCGCTCATTTAGACGAATTAACAGTAAAGGAAAAGCTTGAGTATCTTCTTACAAAAATAGATAAACAGTCTGAAAAACTATCTGCTAAAGTAGACATAAAAGAGCTTATAGTATATAAAAAGTTAATATCAGAGTTTTTACAAGAATCGGTTAGTTCCATGGCTAAGTTTACTAAGGATAGTTTTTTAGATAGACGTGGAAGACACAGAGTTCACTCATTGGTAAAAAAAGTAGATAGTGAGCTAGAAGCATTGACAAAGGATGTGCTTTCAAAAGAGAGTGATAATATAAATATACTAAAAAAGATGCAAGATATAAGAGGACTTATAGTAGATATATATATGTAA
- a CDS encoding ATP-binding protein: protein MDFNDVIGHEKIISNLKNTIRNDHVAHSYLFEGSKLIGKETLGKVFAKTLLCEKRSVEPCNICQSCIQFDKTNHPDFKIIYPDGQSFKKDQAEEIQRDIRIKPFNSYRKVYILKDIEKMTIEAQNSFLKTLEEPPEYAVIIMTTVNKYKLVPTILSRCQTINFTLVESSKIEKSLVERLKKSDAEAKFLSLFSNGIVGKAIALSESEDFKKIREELITAIDTTLNEDRTKVFSTSEFFQENKDDIEDILDMILLWFRDILIYKESNNENYLVNKDKVHTIINHSKNLNIEKIHDIIETVINTKESIDSKVNFGLAIEMMLLQIQEV from the coding sequence ATGGATTTTAATGATGTAATAGGTCATGAAAAGATAATATCTAACCTTAAGAATACTATTAGGAATGACCATGTAGCACATAGTTATTTATTTGAGGGATCAAAACTTATAGGAAAAGAGACCTTAGGAAAAGTATTTGCAAAAACATTACTTTGTGAAAAAAGGTCAGTAGAGCCTTGCAATATATGTCAATCATGTATACAGTTTGATAAGACTAATCATCCAGATTTTAAAATAATTTATCCAGATGGGCAGTCTTTTAAAAAAGATCAGGCTGAAGAAATTCAAAGAGATATAAGAATAAAGCCCTTTAATTCATATAGGAAAGTATATATATTAAAAGATATAGAAAAGATGACTATAGAAGCACAAAATAGCTTCTTAAAGACATTAGAAGAACCACCTGAATACGCGGTTATAATAATGACTACAGTTAATAAGTACAAATTAGTACCTACTATATTGTCTAGATGCCAAACCATAAATTTCACACTTGTAGAAAGCTCAAAGATAGAGAAGTCACTCGTAGAAAGGCTTAAGAAAAGTGACGCAGAGGCTAAGTTCTTATCTTTATTTTCAAATGGAATAGTAGGAAAAGCAATAGCGCTGTCGGAAAGTGAAGATTTTAAAAAGATAAGAGAAGAGCTAATTACTGCAATAGATACCACATTAAATGAAGACAGAACCAAAGTATTTTCTACAAGTGAGTTTTTTCAAGAGAATAAAGATGATATAGAAGATATTTTAGATATGATTTTATTATGGTTTAGAGATATACTAATATATAAAGAAAGTAATAATGAGAATTATCTGGTAAATAAAGATAAAGTTCACACTATCATAAATCACTCTAAAAATTTAAATATAGAAAAAATACATGATATAATAGAAACTGTAATAAATACTAAAGAAAGCATAGATTCAAAAGTAAATTTTGGATTAGCTATAGAGATGATGCTTTTACAGATTCAGGAGGTTTGA
- a CDS encoding PSP1 domain-containing protein gives MVTVVGVRFKKAGKIYYFDPDNIDVKKEDYVIVETARGIEFGHIVVGPKEIYEDEIVAPLKKVLRAATEEDIEKHDENQSKQLEAFRICLEKIEQHKLDMKLIDVEYTFDNNKVIFYFTSEGRVDFRELVKDLASIFRTRIELRQIGVRDEAKMIGGLGPCGRSLCCATFLGEFDPVSIKMAKEQNLSLNPTKISGICGRLMCCLKYEHEAYEDILERLPHVGSRVMTPSGEGIVVDTVTLLELVKVRVKSDEGTEEIVPFIIEEVKELEEKNKRSFKSHENEKDMRSILEMEDIDPEERAELERLLKE, from the coding sequence ATGGTAACTGTAGTAGGAGTTAGATTTAAAAAAGCAGGTAAGATATACTACTTTGATCCTGATAATATAGATGTAAAGAAAGAAGATTATGTTATAGTAGAGACTGCGAGAGGTATAGAGTTCGGACATATTGTAGTAGGACCTAAGGAAATATATGAAGATGAAATAGTTGCTCCTCTTAAAAAGGTATTAAGAGCTGCAACAGAAGAAGATATAGAAAAGCATGATGAAAATCAATCTAAACAACTAGAAGCTTTTAGAATATGTTTAGAGAAAATAGAGCAACATAAGTTAGATATGAAGTTAATAGATGTAGAGTATACTTTTGATAATAATAAAGTTATATTTTACTTTACATCTGAAGGAAGAGTAGACTTCAGAGAGTTAGTTAAAGATCTAGCTTCAATATTTAGGACTAGAATAGAGCTAAGACAAATAGGAGTTAGAGATGAGGCAAAGATGATAGGTGGATTAGGACCTTGTGGAAGATCCTTATGTTGTGCTACATTTTTAGGAGAATTTGATCCTGTGTCTATAAAAATGGCAAAAGAACAAAACTTATCATTGAATCCAACTAAGATATCGGGAATATGTGGAAGATTAATGTGTTGTTTAAAATATGAGCATGAAGCTTATGAGGATATATTAGAAAGACTTCCGCACGTAGGATCAAGAGTTATGACACCTAGTGGTGAAGGTATAGTAGTAGATACAGTAACACTTTTAGAATTAGTAAAAGTTAGAGTTAAATCTGATGAGGGCACAGAAGAAATAGTACCGTTCATAATAGAAGAAGTAAAAGAGCTGGAAGAAAAGAATAAAAGAAGTTTTAAATCACATGAAAATGAGAAAGATATGAGAAGTATACTGGAAATGGAAGATATAGATCCAGAAGAAAGAGCGGAGTTAGAACGGCTGTTAAAGGAGTAA
- a CDS encoding DUF362 domain-containing protein, whose product MAYVINEACISCGACEPECPVNAISSGDDRYVIDADTCIDCGACAGVCPVDAPVQA is encoded by the coding sequence ATGGCTTACGTAATCAATGAAGCATGCATAAGCTGTGGAGCATGTGAACCAGAATGCCCAGTAAATGCAATAAGTTCAGGAGATGACAGATACGTTATCGATGCGGATACTTGCATAGACTGTGGAGCATGTGCAGGTGTTTGTCCAGTAGACGCACCAGTACAAGCGTAG
- a CDS encoding tRNA1(Val) (adenine(37)-N6)-methyltransferase, which translates to MENLTLRQNERIDDLQCKGLKIIQNKDWFCFGMDAVLLANYCDIKKNSTVVDLGTGTGIIPVLLCGKNEVKKIYAVEIQEEVAEMANRTVLLNNLEEKIEIVNIDLKEAVEKLGVNKFDVVTSNPPYMNCGSGLQNKQDKKTISRHEVKCDLEDVIKVASRLLKHNGKFFLVHRPNRIVDIFTLLRQYKLEPKNIRFIYPKVGERPNLVLIKSIKASKPDLKFEEPLYVYDDRGNYTDEILKIYGMDKEVKEDKNG; encoded by the coding sequence ATGGAAAACTTGACTTTGAGACAAAACGAAAGAATAGATGATTTACAGTGTAAAGGATTAAAAATAATTCAAAATAAAGATTGGTTTTGCTTTGGAATGGATGCAGTTCTTTTAGCGAACTATTGTGATATAAAGAAAAACTCAACAGTAGTAGATTTAGGAACAGGAACAGGTATAATACCAGTTCTTTTATGTGGTAAAAACGAAGTGAAAAAGATATATGCAGTTGAAATCCAAGAAGAAGTTGCAGAAATGGCTAATAGAACAGTATTACTAAATAACCTTGAAGAAAAAATAGAAATAGTTAATATAGATTTAAAAGAAGCAGTAGAAAAATTAGGAGTAAATAAATTTGATGTAGTGACATCGAATCCGCCATATATGAACTGTGGAAGTGGACTTCAAAATAAACAAGATAAAAAGACTATTTCAAGACACGAAGTGAAATGTGACTTGGAAGATGTCATAAAAGTAGCAAGCAGACTTTTAAAACACAATGGAAAGTTTTTTTTAGTTCACAGACCTAATAGAATAGTAGATATATTTACTTTACTTAGACAATATAAGCTGGAACCTAAAAATATAAGATTTATCTATCCAAAAGTAGGAGAAAGACCGAATCTAGTCCTTATAAAGAGTATAAAAGCTTCGAAGCCAGATTTGAAGTTTGAAGAACCACTGTATGTTTATGATGATAGAGGAAACTATACAGATGAAATATTAAAGATATACGGGATGGATAAGGAAGTAAAGGAAGATAAAAATGGATAA
- the rsmI gene encoding 16S rRNA (cytidine(1402)-2'-O)-methyltransferase yields MDKTKNMGRLFICPTPIGNLEDITFRVIKTLNEVDLIAAEDTRHTIKLLNHFEIKKPLTSYHEHNKKEKGKVLIDRMIQGENIAVVSDAGMPGISDPGEDLVKLAIENGIEVTALPGPTAFVLGLVLSGLNTRKFVYEGFLSSNKKERKEELRKLEKETRTIILYESPHRIKDLLEDMKEIMGNRNISVSRELTKKYEEIFRGNIEEALDRFNREDPRGEFVVVIQGVSIQEIEREERDKWENLSIRDHITLYMSQNLSKKDAIKKVAKDRKLHKNEVYKEGLDL; encoded by the coding sequence ATGGATAAAACAAAAAATATGGGACGCTTATTTATATGCCCTACCCCTATAGGAAATTTAGAGGATATTACATTTAGAGTAATAAAAACATTAAATGAGGTGGATTTAATAGCTGCTGAAGATACTAGACATACCATAAAGCTATTAAACCACTTTGAAATAAAAAAACCCCTTACAAGCTATCATGAGCATAATAAAAAAGAAAAGGGAAAAGTATTAATAGACAGAATGATACAAGGTGAAAATATAGCTGTAGTTTCAGACGCTGGAATGCCAGGAATATCAGATCCAGGCGAAGATTTAGTTAAATTAGCTATAGAGAATGGTATAGAAGTAACAGCACTTCCAGGGCCTACAGCATTTGTACTTGGACTAGTTCTTTCTGGGCTTAATACTAGGAAATTTGTATATGAAGGGTTTCTCTCATCAAATAAAAAAGAAAGAAAAGAAGAATTGAGAAAGCTTGAAAAAGAAACAAGAACTATTATATTATATGAATCTCCACATAGAATAAAGGACCTTTTAGAAGACATGAAGGAAATAATGGGTAATAGGAATATATCTGTATCTAGAGAACTCACTAAGAAATATGAAGAAATATTTAGAGGAAATATAGAGGAGGCTTTAGATAGATTTAATAGAGAAGACCCGAGAGGTGAATTCGTAGTAGTGATACAAGGAGTATCTATTCAAGAAATAGAAAGAGAAGAACGTGATAAGTGGGAAAACTTAAGTATAAGAGATCACATCACCTTATATATGAGTCAGAATCTAAGTAAAAAAGATGCTATTAAAAAGGTAGCAAAAGATAGAAAGCTTCACAAAAATGAAGTATATAAAGAAGGTTTAGATCTATAA
- a CDS encoding AbrB/MazE/SpoVT family DNA-binding domain-containing protein, producing MKSTGIVRKVDELGRVVIPIELRRTLDIAEKDSLEIYVDGEQIILKKYAPACLFCGQAKDITNFKGKNICPACMDELQK from the coding sequence ATGAAATCAACAGGTATAGTGAGAAAAGTAGACGAATTAGGTAGAGTTGTTATTCCTATAGAACTTAGAAGAACTCTAGACATCGCAGAAAAGGATTCTTTAGAAATTTATGTAGATGGCGAACAAATAATACTTAAAAAATATGCTCCAGCGTGTCTTTTCTGTGGACAAGCTAAAGATATAACAAACTTTAAAGGAAAAAATATTTGTCCTGCTTGTATGGACGAACTTCAAAAATAA
- a CDS encoding nucleoside recognition domain-containing protein, producing the protein MINYIWFFLILISIVVSALNGKLDVINQSIMTDAQEGVTFGISLIGIMAMWMGLIKIAEKSGLLRTIGKIITPITSFLFPNIPKNHPAMSSIVMNMVTNMFGAGNSATAIGIKAMEEMNTLNRDKRKATNDMCMFLVINMSSIQLIPITVLKLRADAGSANPTEIIGTTLIATLVSTVIGVLTAKILQRGR; encoded by the coding sequence ATGATAAATTATATTTGGTTTTTTCTAATACTTATAAGTATAGTAGTATCTGCATTGAATGGCAAATTAGATGTTATAAATCAATCAATAATGACAGATGCACAAGAGGGAGTAACTTTTGGAATAAGTTTAATAGGAATAATGGCTATGTGGATGGGACTTATAAAGATAGCAGAAAAATCAGGATTATTAAGAACTATAGGTAAGATTATAACTCCAATAACATCTTTCTTATTTCCTAATATACCCAAGAATCATCCGGCAATGAGTTCTATAGTTATGAATATGGTTACTAATATGTTTGGAGCAGGGAATTCAGCAACAGCCATAGGTATCAAAGCAATGGAAGAAATGAATACTTTAAATAGGGATAAAAGGAAAGCAACTAATGACATGTGTATGTTTCTTGTTATAAACATGTCATCTATACAACTAATTCCCATTACAGTATTAAAATTAAGAGCAGATGCAGGATCTGCTAATCCAACAGAGATTATAGGAACTACTTTGATAGCTACACTTGTATCTACTGTAATAGGGGTTCTCACTGCAAAGATATTACAGAGGGGAAGGTGA
- a CDS encoding spore maturation protein: MVDIINIASVAIIPIIMSIILIHGYINKVDLYDCFVEGAKEGFKSAIRIIPYLIAIFIAIGLFRKSGSMEILTKILSPLGRLAGIPQETMPLFIIRPISGSASLGVLKDIITTYGPDSFIGRVSSTMMGSAETIIYTMAVYFGAVGIKDSRHTLGAALVSHLAGTIASVVVCSIVF; the protein is encoded by the coding sequence ATGGTAGATATAATAAATATAGCATCTGTAGCAATAATACCAATAATAATGAGTATAATACTCATACATGGATACATAAATAAAGTCGATCTTTATGACTGTTTTGTAGAAGGAGCTAAAGAAGGATTCAAGTCAGCAATAAGGATAATACCATATCTTATAGCGATCTTTATAGCTATAGGACTATTTAGAAAATCAGGATCAATGGAAATACTCACTAAGATACTAAGTCCATTAGGAAGACTGGCGGGTATACCACAAGAAACTATGCCATTATTCATTATAAGACCTATATCAGGAAGTGCGTCACTTGGAGTCTTAAAGGATATAATAACTACATATGGACCAGATTCATTTATAGGAAGAGTATCATCGACAATGATGGGTTCTGCAGAAACTATTATATATACTATGGCGGTTTATTTTGGAGCTGTAGGAATAAAAGATTCTAGACATACATTAGGAGCAGCTTTAGTGTCACATTTAGCTGGTACAATAGCATCGGTCGTGGTATGTAGTATTGTGTTTTAA